Part of the Lutra lutra chromosome 4, mLutLut1.2, whole genome shotgun sequence genome is shown below.
GTCCAGCAGCGCGCTCGTGTCCACGCTGAAGCCGTGGCTCGTCAGCATGGTCTGCAGGCTGTCCAGGTTGGAGTCCATGGCGTCCAAGTGCTCACTGAGCTCGGTCCTGGCCAGAGCAGGCGGGACGGGTCAAGCGTAgctccaggcacccccaggcagATGCCTTCCCGCCGGTGCCCACACACACAAGCCcgggtgtgtgtgtaggggggctGCCCTCAGCTGCACCCCCCCAACCTGGGCCCCCCGTTGCGCCCTCCCCAGTGTGGGCCCAGGGCACGCGTGTGGGAGGGTAGCCGAGGCCATGCGGGCTGGTCCGGTCGCCGTGGGGCCAGGAAGACCTCCGACAGCACTGGGAGCTGGGCCAAGATGGCAGGAGGGCCCAGGaggggctccgtgctcaggaaGGCTGGGGGCAGTTTTTCAGGCTTGACAAGGTCTTGCCTTTACATTGGAAGAccacagggatggggagagggaaccGTGGGCAGGCTATGGAGGGCTGGTCTCTGCCCTGGTGTGTGCTGGGAAGGAGGCGTGGGTCTGGAGGAGGTGGCCAAGAAGGTCCTGGGCCACCTGGTGGACCTGTGCTACAGGATGGGTGGCCTGGCTGGTCCTGGGAGGTGTCCCCGGGGCCCAGCCCCGCCCTGAGAGGAAGCGGGTCGTCATAGCAGCTGGGACTCTGGCTGCATGGGTGGCAGCTGCCAGGCTGGGAGGCCCAGTTCTGTCAGTCAGTGACCTGGGGCACTGTCTTGGGCCCCAgagcctggggtgggtggggggctgctcCCTGCTGCAGAAGGCCCGGGACACCTGTTCACCAGGCAGGGCCAAGTGCTCATGGCCAGGCCAGGGTCTGGTccgaggctggggaggggcctgagCTCTGGCggagccctcctccctccccagtggGGACGGCGCTAACCCTGGCTGGACTCGGCCatgcagagaggaggggcaggggaagaggcgGGCGACCCCAGACATCTGTGGAGCGCGAGCCAAACTGCAAGATACAAAGACAAGAGCCCCCCGATTGCAGGTGGGGGCCAGTGGACTCCGTGCCCCCCCGCCCTGGCTCGCCTGGCCTCTGGGGCGAGCCCTCTGCTGGCCAGCAGGACGGGGCAGTGGCCTGTTGCAGAAAGGGGTGACGGCAGCAGCCAGAGCGGCTCAGAGAGCAGGGGGGACAGGCCTGTGAGGCCACACACCCTTGGCTCCTAAGGCAGTGGGGACGTGGGACAAgcaagctctgggctcagggccGGATCTGCAGGCGCCTCCCCCAGCGACCCCGTGCCCTCAGCCTGACGACCTCCCTGTACCAGCCCCTCCAGGACGGTCCTGGCCGGAGGCCTGGCTGCGCTTCCAGAGGCCGCAGGGGAGGCGGGTGCGGGGGGCACTCACTTGTCCAGGCAGGCTACGCTGAGGCACTTCTCAGGGGCCGAGGCAGGTGGGGGCGAGGGTGAGGGGTGGCGGGCCCCTGCATCCGTGAGGGGTGTGGCTGGGGCGGTGGGGGCAGGCTCGCTTTCCCGCAGGATGGAGTCAATGAGGGCGGTTGGGGACAGGGGTATCTCCACGACAGAGGACGGGTGTCCAGGACTGGCCTCCTCCACCCGGGGGCTCCGAGGAGGGCTGGGGGGCTCCTCCTTGACGCGCACCAGGGGGCTGCCGGAGAGCGGCCTGCGTCCAGGGAGCACACGTGTCAGCAGCCGGCTCCGTGGGCGCCCCGTTCCCCCCGACGGCTGGGAGGATGACGCGGCCCCCACCTCTCGTCTACGCTTCCGCCCGGGGAGGCCAAGGGACTGCTGGGGGCCAGTTCGGTGATGTCGGAGATGATGGGTCCGGAGCTGGCGACGGCATCTGGGGAGTAGAGGCTGGAGCTGCTGTAGGCCGGGGAGGGAGCCTGCCATCGAAGGGAGGCGGCCTATGTGGCAGGAGCCACAGCAGCGCCCACCCCTGCCCAGGCCAGCTCTGCGGCACCGCGCGCTCACCGAGTAGGGGCCCGGGCCGTGGACGTGCTGCAGGGAGTACTGCCGGCCGTACTTGGGCCCGGAATGTGCCGAGCTGCCGTCATTCAGCATCAGGGGGctgcggggtggggcggggggggagagGTGGGGTCAAGGGCCTTCCCGGGGCCACGGCCACCCACCACTCAGCCGAGAGGAGACAGGGAAGCCCAGGGCCCCGTGCTGAGGAACAGGCACCCCCCACGCCTCACATTTTCCTCTTCACCCCCAGGATCCGGTTCGACTGCACCAGGGAGATGAGGAACTGGATGAGCTGTGGGGGCAGCAGAAAGGCACAGTCAGCCCGGCTGGGGACGGGGCCCAGCAGGCGCCCCCCAGGCCCGCCGCACACCTTGTTGACGACCTTCTGCTGCTGGGCGTGCTTCTGCCGCAGGCTGGCCACCTCCCGCCACAAGGCCTCGTTCTCGCTGGAACACAACGGGGTGGTCAGCTACCCCCGTGCCCCCTCCCACGCCCTGGGCAGGTGTAGGGTCTAGGGTGTGGTTCCCGCAGGTGGCCTGGAGCCTGGCGGTAACGGCACCACGGCCCCTCTGTGCTCGGCTACGCTGCTGGGGGAGGACATACAGACGATCCGGGTGGGGGGTCTGGTGGAGGGGGCTCCTAAGGAAAGGGCTGGTGGGCTCAGGCAGAACACAGGATCGGGCCCCCTTGCCCCCCGCAACCATCTCTGCCCCAACTGAAcctgagaagaggagggaaggccAGCCCAGCTCTCAGGCTGGAGAGCGGCCTATGGGGGTCATCCTGTGCCTTTGGGGGGCTCAGGGTTGCTCCCCAGGCCTGGAAATGGCTCACAGGTGACTTTAAGGAGTGGAAAGGGCCACCTGGGCACCATTTCCCCAACTGGGCAAACAGGGCTGTGAGCAGGCTGTGGCCTGCCCTTCTAGTAAGCCCCTGAGCGCCTCCTTGACACGGAGTTGACCCCCTTGGCCTCACCTTGAGAGGCACCCGCGTCCCGGGAGGCCAAGTTCACCCGGCCCCCTTCTGCTCACGTCATATAGACAGTGGCTTCTGCTGGACCCCAATGTGAGCAAGTCAGAGCTCAGGAGCCTCTTCTGTGATGCTGGAGTCATGAGGCCCTGCACCCTGAGATGGTCTGAGGCCACACACAGCTAAGCTGACAACAGGCACCCTAGGCTGTGGTTCCAGAGGTCCCCAGGGCCCCCAGGTGTATAGGAATAGGCTCCAGCCAGCCTTCCTGGGGGTCCTGGATGAGGACAGGAGCACAGGACTGGTTATGTGCTGGCCAAACATGCCCCAGGGGTGGGGACCAGCGGGACAGCCAACATCGTGAGAGCCAGCGAGaaaacccccaccccagcctacAGGGTGCCCAGGCGGGCGGCAGCGGGAGGAGCCCAGCTCTGCCTGTGGGGCGGGAAGCCGGTCAGACCCTGTCTCCCGGGGAGTGAGCACAAGTCCAAACCTAATTCTACATCCGGAGGGCGGAAGGCCTGGGCGCCTGTGTCACAAGCTGTGGGAGGCGGGGCTGGTGGGAAGAGGCCAGCTCCCAggcctgcccctctcctgcctgctccttccccccTCATCCGGCCACCTCCCCGCTCATGTGCTGCGGCACAGAACCTACTGCTTCATGGCCAGGAGTTTGGAGTCCATGctttcctgcttccccttcaTGAGCTGCACGTCCGTGAGCAGCTTGGTAACACTGTCCTGGCGAATCTTTATGTCCTCATTCTTCAGCGTGGATACCTGGGTTCCCAAGGGGAAGAGTCACTGGGaggacccccaccccactgccccccgGACTGCGCCGAGGCCAAGGGGCTGGTGGTCCGGAGAGGGACCTTTGCTGTGGTGGCTGATGGGGGAATGGGCCAGGGTAGCCCAAgatgcacaagcagggaagggagggcccGTCAGGAAAAGGGCTTGGTGGAGCCAGACCAGACCATCAGGCGGCCGCCGAGCTGCCAAGGGCAGTGGACAGGCCTGCAGGACAGCGAGGGGACGTGGCATCCCCGTCCCCTGGAGGAAGATCTATGGAGGCCGAGAGAGGGAGGACGGCTACTCACACTGGTCACTTTCCTCTTGATGTTCTCCAGGAGCTGCTCCTGGCCGCGCAGGAAGCACGGGTGCTGGAACTCAGTGTCGTCCCTCTCCGGCTTGACCAAGCCACCCTGCTCGATGTGGACCACCTTCCGGAAGCCGTCTGCACATGACGGGGTGGGGGCCGCTCTGCCTCAGGGCTGGGGACCAGACCCCAACGACAGCCCGGCCCCTGCCCTGCCGAGGGTCATCGGGAGTGTCCCAGAGGAGGGCTCTGCCTGGCGCAGCTCTGGTCCCAGCACTGCCTGCAGCCGCCGGGTGGTCTGGGTCTAAGGGAGACCCCACACCCCCGGGCAACACGCCCTCCCCACCACGTAGCTTCACACGCTTCCCTGAGGACTCTGGGTTCAGGCCCGCAGGACGCTGGCCGCTCAGAGCCATGGCGCAGGCGCCCCCCGTCCCCGGCCGCGAGCCGGGGGCACGGGTACTCACACATGTTGAGCTGACGCACGAAGCTGGCCATGTTGTTGTGCTTGAAGTACTTGGGCAGCACCTCCTTGGCGAACTGGCCCTGGTCGAACACGTGGAAGCTGTTCCCGCTCTGCTGGGAGACATGCCGCTGAGTCACGCAGGAGGCTCGCTCCCAACAGCTGGGTCGCCTGTCAGCAGGACGAGCCTGGTCCCTCTGCCCTGCACGGCCACAGCGTGGAGGGACCCCATCACGGACCCCATCACAAACCCCGCCCCAGGCCTCCAGAGGTTCCCCAAACACAGCATTCCACACCCAGTCTCTAGGGAGCCTGTTTTCGCTTTCATCAGCGAACTTCCCCACGAGCAGCTCAGACCCCAGAGTGAGGCGGCCAAGAGAAGGGGAGGCTGACCTGAGTCACTTGGGAGGGAAACACAGACTTGTGTTCAGAACCGCAAGTCCATTCCTCTACGGGCGTCCGAGACCCCAGCAGAGTCGCTACACTTCGCGCCCTCCGACCCCTTTCAGACCTAAACCCAGGAGCTACCAGGAGGTTCAGGGCCCTGGGGCAGCGGTAGAgcggtgaggggaggggagcccgGCCGGGGAGGGGTTGTGAGCCCACGAGAGACCCTGAGCACAGCTTCACCAGCAGAGAGGGTACCAGAGGAGCACCCGAAAACAGAGAGGACCCCCGGGTGCCCAACGAGAGCAGGAGGCTGGCCCGGCCACACGCGCGGGCACACGAAAAGCAGCTCAGATGTAAGCACGtgaggggaggagaaggcagagggaggcccTCGGAAAACTCTTCTCCTCCAAAGTGGCCGAAGGAAAATTGGCCAAAATGTCAGAGTGCACTTTTCCAGACCTCTGAAAGTCAGTCAAAGGGTTCTGGCAACATGAGGGAGCATTTATTCAAGAACAGTGGTTCACTCACAGGAGGGCCCGGGAGGCTGCCCTACTCCCACTGGCCGTCCTGCAGCCGGGAAGTCCTGCGGCTGAGACCCCCGAACCCCAGCACCCTGACAGCCACTGCTGGGGGGCATTGCTGGGGCCCCTTCGAGCCCCACTGCCAGAGGATTCTTATTTTACTGATCTGACAGTTACCTGGGCGGTTCCACTTGCAAAGCTGTCTTTGCTTGACTTGACCCCAAACTCTGCCAATATAAAAAAGCCTTTTCCCTAGGGATGGTTGTTGATAACACCAAgagagtattttaaaactttgtgacTGTCTAAGTCAGAGGATAACCGTTAAGGCAAAAAACAAGCTAACCAGAAAGCGTAAGGGAAAGAgctggatggggcgcctgggtggctcagtgggttaagcctctgccttcggctcaggtcatgatctcagggtcctgggatcgagtcccgcatcgggctctctgctcagcagggagcctgcttccccctctctctgcttgcctctctgcctatctctctctctctgtcaaataagtaaataaaatctttaaaaaaaaagaaagagctggagAATGAGATACTTCTGAAAATCTCCAAAATATTCCTGGAAACCCAGAAGTCACATGCATGTGCAGGGCCGTGTGAAGAACCAGGGTAAGACCTAAAAACGCCCTAAGCTTGCACCCCAGGCTGAGCTCAAGGGTCCCCATCAGCAGGCGTACCCCAGTACATACACAGAACCCCCCAAAGAATGGGGCAGTTATGGGTTCCAGGCATTAAAGGAAATTTCTACCCCCCTTCGCTACAATGCTAACCAAGGAAAGACTTCAGTGGTCACAAACAACAAAGACCATACACTGCCCAGAATTAGTTCAGAAAACTCACAAGACAAATGACTACCAACAACAAGTAACGGTACCAGCCTTGGAGAGGGGAAGCTGATGTTCAGAGCCGAACACACACGGCGTTACGTGACCCGAAAGTCccatttccaacaacaacaacaacaacaacctgcAAAGAAACGAGGCCCAGCCTACACACTGGGAAAAAAGTGATCAGCTGAAACCATCCCCGAGGGGGCTTAGAAGTTGGATTTATTACACAAAGACTTTAAATCAGCATTTCAGACACGTTCAAAGGCTAAAGTGAAACTGcatctaaagaaataaaggaaagcatGAGAATATCTCATCGAACAAAgaacatcaataaaaataaaaatcataaatataaagcaaatcaATTTCTGACTGAGAAAGCGTAATAACTCAGGCCTAAAGCTTACTAGAGTGGCTTGAGAGTAGATCTGAGCACAGACAAGAAGGAGTCAGCACACATGAGGACAGGCTCACTGAGATTATCcagtcaaagagaaagagaagacagtgaAGAAAAACGGACAGTGTCAGAGACTGTGGGGTATTAGCAAACACCAGCGCATGCATCATGGGgtcccagcaggagaggagaggacagaaggaagaagggccgaaaacttctcaaatttgaGGAAAACTGTCCAGGAATCCAAAGAAACCCCAAGCAGGGTGAACTCAGAGAGGGCCACGTCCAGAAGCCTCGTCATCAAACTGCGGGACAGAAAGACCCAGAGAGGCCTCTGGAAGCCACAAGGGAGAACAGACTTCATGCACAAGGGAGCCTTGAGAAGATTAACAGCTGATTTCTCATCAAAAGCCATGGACGCCAGAGGCAGTAGGATGACAGTTAAAggggctgaaagaaaaaaaaaccagtgaatcaggaattttatatccagcaaaaccaccctttgaaaaggaaggaaaaatttctCCTTCTGGGATGTCAAGTGTGAGGAGATCTACTGAACCACTCCCAAGTGAAACAAAGgttacttaaatcttttttttttttttaatttttatttatttagttgacagagatcactagcaggcagagaggcaggcagagagaggaggggaagcaggctccccgctgagcagagagccccgtttggggctcgatcccaggttcctgggatcatgacctgagccgaaggcagaggctttaacccactgagccacccaggtgcccctaaatctttTAAAGTCTGGAAATTGTCCTAAAAGCGTAcagcaaatgaaaacatttattccaGAAACCCTACTAAGACTATGTAGGAACAGTGAGCTTGTAACACCTGAGCCACATGCCACTCCCTCCTGACTTCAATTCACCTTGACTGACACTACACCCTGGGAGGGCACGGCTGTGAAGCTGGCAGTCCCTCTACCCCGTTTCCAGTCAAGGTTTACTGTATTTCACTGAGAGGGGAAGGCCACCAGCATTTCTCATCCTGTCTAGGTAAAAAGGCTAAATTCCTGGTGACTGCAACCAAGAGTTTGGGGAGGGGTCTTCTCCACTTTGCTCCCATCCACATAATGCAGGCTGTACCCCAGGCATGGCAGGTTGAGCGTATGGAACCCCTGACAGCCCTACCTCCAGCCAGCATGCAGGGCATGGCATCCATGCTGGGGGAGGCCGCTGCCCTGCCCAGTGCCCGAGCACTGGCTCAGAAGGCCCCAGGAGAGAGGCAGTCCAAAGGAAACAGCTCTGAAGGTTCCCCCAGCAAACTCACTTTATGTGAAACAAAGTGTAGAAAGCTCAAACCTAAGGCTGCTCTTGAGAACAGCATAGCTCTAAGAGTCACAAgctcgaggggcacctgggtgactcggttgagcatctgtctgactcttgatttcaactcagatcatgactGTAGGGTtgtcagatcaagccccatgtcaggctccctgctcagcagggcgtctgctggagattctccctctccctccatccctccctaaATCTCGCAtacattctccctctttcttgcagataaataaatcttcaaacaacaaacaaacaaaaaacaaaggaagggaaacaaactCAACCACAGCCAGCTTGTTCCCACAGGCTAAGAGCCCTCGCAGGTCTGAGCAAACCTCAGACAGACCTGAAAGGCTGCACTGCGAGAATGTAATTGGATCAGACTGTTGGACAGTCTGTGCCCGGTGGTACCGTCAGAACCAACGGAACAATCAGGCAGGAAGCACGGAGCCTACAGTCTGGGTGTACTACCCCCCGACACAGTGAACCCACACAGAGACCAGAGAGGAAACAGACCTCACTAACCTACAGGCCCGCAAACCCCCAAAACAAGCACAGGAGCGGTGGGGGTGGGCGTCCAGGAGTACTGCACGGCCCAAAATGTGCTTTACCAATGAAATGAGACATGTAAATAGCGACGTATGACCCATGCacaagggagaagagagaagcgGTAACAGAAACAGCCTGTGAGAGACAAGACATCAGATTTAACCAAGACTTCAAACAACACGTTATAAGTATGTttagagaattaaagaaaatcataaagtcGAGGAAGATGAGGTGACTGTGCCTCgccaaagggagaggaagagtaaAGAGACTGGAAGCATAGAGCAAAGGCAGACAGAAATTCCCAAGTTCAGCAGCACAACCACCAAGATGAGACACTTACCAGAAGGGCTCAACAGTGCACGGGAACTGGCAGGAGAAAGAATCAGCGGATTTGACGATGGACTGAGAGAGACTATGAAAGCAGCAGAACAGAGAGAACACAGTAAAGAGAACTGAAAGGAGCCTCAGAAACACTTGGGGCCCCGTCAGCTGCACCAACATATGTGTAAATGGAGCACCATGAGGAGAAAGGGCTGGAACAAGGACTCAGAGAAATAAGGCCTGAAAACTCCCCAAATgcgttttttattttatttttaaaattttttaaagattttatttatttacttgatagagaaagatcacaagcaggcagagagagaggaggaagcaggctccctgctgagcagaaagcccgatgcgggactcgatcccaggaccccgagatcatgacctgagccgaaggcagaggcttaacccactgagccaccaaggcacccccaaatgcactttttaaaaagtccatgaacatggtatgccATCCCATTTACTTAGGTCAACTTGGTTTCTTTCGTAAGGGTTTTTATTATTCTCAAGTCTTGACATTCCGACCCCTACATGTTTTACTAGACTTCTCTTTAAgtactcttcccctcccctgaaCAGTTGTAaatgaagtttaaagaaaaaaaaaaaaaacaacaaaccaactTCCTGTCATTCATTAGAAATGcaattgatggggcgcctgggtggctcagtgggttgagtgtctgccttcggctcaggtcatgattccagggtcctgggataaagccccacatcaggctccctgctcagtggggaggctgcttctccctctactcctcccccctcCTTATGATAtgatatctttctctctcaaataaaaatcttgaaaaaaaaatacaatttatttttgtgtgttgacctTGTACCTAGTGATGTTGCAAAACTCACTGTTTAGTTcgaggagtatttttttttttttttaatttttgggaaaaaaaatattttttagattttgacagagaggcagccagagagggaacataagcaggtggagtgggagagggagaagcaggctccctgctgagcagggaactcgattcggggctcgatcccaggaccctgagatcatgacctcagccgaaggcagaggcttaactcatgaaccacccaggtgcctcttgtctaactttttaaaagtttatttatgtaatctctacacccaacgtggggcttgtaCCAGGGCTGTTCTTTGTGACCACCAGGATTCAACAGGTGTGACGGTATATGAGAACAGGTTACAGAAGTCACCTGGGGCTCTTGCTGTCTTGGATCCCTTGCTCTGAGAGAAGCAGGCCAACCTGCTGTAGCAGCCCTAAGGAGGAGCTCATGTGGTGAGGAATGAAAGTCTCCTGCCAAAAGCTACTTGTCACAAAACACCTGAGTGAACCTGGAGGCGGGTTGCTCTTCCCCAACTGAGTCCTGAAACGACCGCAACCTGGACGAGGGGCCGTGAGTTAGAGTCAGTCTGTGACTCTCAGAGACTGTGAAATGCTTCTTGTTTTAAGCAGTTAAGTTTTAAGATATTTGGTTACACATCAATAAGCCATACAATCACTAAATATTTGTGCATGTGTTTtagagatttattcatttatttaagcgtcgggggtgggggggttcacAACGAGAAGGAGACTCctcactaagtgcagagccctatgcggggctcgatctcatgaccctgagatcgtggcctGAACTGggatgagtcagacacttaaccactcatgtgcctctctgtgtcttttttttgaGGCTACTGCAAGTACCTCCGTTTTCAGCAGTTCATGCTAGTGTGCAGAACTAGAATCCGTTTTTGTATACTACCCCCGAACCCCGTGGCCCcactaaactcatttattagttctagcaacTTTTTTTGGTAGATGTCTTGGGACTTTCTAAGTCAATGATGGTGTTTTCTACAAATGGAGACAGTGTGACATCTCACCTTCCaatttttggtcttttatttcctcatttgccATATCGCCCGACCAGTGGATTACACACACTGTTAAAGAAGAGCGGTAGGAGCGGACTTCCCAGCCGTCCTGTCCAGTGTTGGGGGAAGTGCCCGCTCTGTCACCTTTAAGTACAACGCCACATGTAGGTTTTGCAGCTGTTTCTGTGGGCTGAGGAACTGCCCTCACGAGTCTGCTGAGTG
Proteins encoded:
- the HSF1 gene encoding heat shock factor protein 1 isoform X3, producing the protein MDLPVGPGAAGPSNVPAFLTKLWTLVSDPDTDALICWSPQSGNSFHVFDQGQFAKEVLPKYFKHNNMASFVRQLNMYGFRKVVHIEQGGLVKPERDDTEFQHPCFLRGQEQLLENIKRKVTSVSTLKNEDIKIRQDSVTKLLTDVQLMKGKQESMDSKLLAMKHENEALWREVASLRQKHAQQQKVVNKLIQFLISLVQSNRILGVKRKIPLMLNDGSSAHSGPKYGRQYSLQHVHGPGPYSAPSPAYSSSSLYSPDAVASSGPIISDITELAPSSPLASPGGSVDERPLSGSPLVRVKEEPPSPPRSPRVEEASPGHPSSVVEIPLSPTALIDSILRESEPAPTAPATPLTDAGARHPSPSPPPASAPEKCLSVACLDNLARAPQMSGVARLFPCPSSLHGRVQPGTELSEHLDAMDSNLDSLQTMLTSHGFSVDTSALLDIQELLSPQEPPRPLEAENSSPDSGKQLVHYTAQPLFLVDPGSVDMGSSDLPVLFELGEGSYFSEGDDYTDDPTISLLTGSEPPKAKDPTVS
- the HSF1 gene encoding heat shock factor protein 1 isoform X4 — translated: MDLPVGPGAAGPSNVPAFLTKLWTLVSDPDTDALICWSPQSGNSFHVFDQGQFAKEVLPKYFKHNNMASFVRQLNMYGFRKVVHIEQGGLVKPERDDTEFQHPCFLRGQEQLLENIKRKVTSVSTLKNEDIKIRQDSVTKLLTDVQLMKGKQESMDSKLLAMKHENEALWREVASLRQKHAQQQKVVNKLIQFLISLVQSNRILGVKRKIPLMLNDGSSAHSGPKYGRQYSLQHVHGPGPYSAPSPAYSSSSLYSPDAVASSGPIISDITELAPSSPLASPGGSVDERPLSGSPLVRVKEEPPSPPRSPRVEEASPGHPSSVVEIPLSPTALIDSILRESEPAPTAPATPLTDAGARHPSPSPPPASAPEKCLSVACLDNLARAPQMSGVARLFPCPSSLHGRVQPGTELSEHLDAMDSNLDSLQTMLTSHGFSVDTSALLDLFSPSVTVPDMSLPDLDSSLASIQELLSPQEPPRPLEAENSSPDSAGALHGATPVPGGPGLRGYGEQRPARALRAGGGFLLLGGGRLHR